The Flavobacterium piscisymbiosum genome includes a region encoding these proteins:
- a CDS encoding AraC family transcriptional regulator → MNSKLYVLPFLLLIKILTAQTHLHQIPDSLAAKSFDYLDEKIYENKNNSTKASLYLYSYLFKAKKESNWKEIVYGYQNILHQSPVELRLQYADSMIHFAKKSNDQALIGSSFLSKGIVYYSQKKYNEAYNYYIKANEHISKSGDKYLIYKVKYNMAQIKYYLEFYDEAISLLKECIDYFRNQEPRPYLNSLHSLGVCYNRIGDYDLCSKTNLLGIQECDKLKIPEMKAFFEHSEGINQYFKNNFNTAIKTLQDVLPKLNSNTEFANESIASFYIGKSYWKLNAPSKAIPYFQKVNQTFNEKEYIRPDLKEVFELLIKYSKKKQDLNSQLYYIDQLLKADSLLTDTNKYLIGKVHKEYDTKEILIDRAKIRQQLIYERYYDIVFIGIILIMFLVIIYFTYKHFKTKKLNKLKFEELLKKIEEKNVPKPRLEKSDLLDVTPQAVETILKQLDKFEREKKFLDKNLTLAKLTVAFNSNSKYLSKVIYHHKDKGFVDYINDLKIDYLINLLKDSSTSQNYTISALGEEAGFTTTPRFTNAFQSRTGISVSYFIKQLKKGKI, encoded by the coding sequence ATGAATAGTAAACTATATGTACTTCCATTTCTACTTTTAATAAAAATCCTTACGGCTCAAACTCATCTACACCAAATTCCTGATTCTCTTGCCGCAAAAAGTTTTGATTATCTGGACGAAAAAATCTACGAGAATAAAAATAACAGCACTAAAGCCTCACTTTATTTATACTCTTATTTATTCAAGGCAAAAAAAGAAAGTAACTGGAAAGAAATTGTCTACGGCTATCAAAATATCCTTCATCAGTCACCTGTTGAATTACGCCTACAATACGCAGACAGTATGATACATTTCGCTAAAAAATCAAATGATCAGGCATTAATTGGTTCCTCTTTTCTATCAAAGGGAATAGTATATTATAGTCAAAAGAAGTACAATGAAGCATATAATTATTATATCAAAGCAAACGAACATATTTCAAAATCTGGTGATAAATATCTTATTTATAAGGTAAAATATAACATGGCGCAGATAAAATACTATCTTGAATTTTATGATGAAGCTATTTCACTTTTAAAAGAATGCATTGATTATTTTAGAAACCAGGAGCCCCGCCCCTATTTAAATTCACTCCATTCCTTAGGAGTCTGTTATAACAGAATAGGTGATTACGATCTCTGCTCGAAAACGAATCTGTTAGGCATACAAGAATGTGACAAATTAAAAATTCCGGAAATGAAAGCATTTTTCGAGCATTCCGAAGGCATTAATCAATATTTCAAAAATAACTTTAATACCGCTATCAAAACATTACAGGATGTTCTCCCTAAATTAAATAGCAATACTGAATTTGCTAATGAATCAATAGCTAGCTTTTATATTGGAAAGAGTTATTGGAAACTTAATGCACCTTCTAAAGCAATTCCTTACTTTCAAAAAGTAAATCAGACCTTTAACGAAAAAGAATACATCCGTCCAGATTTAAAGGAGGTATTCGAATTATTAATTAAATACTCTAAAAAAAAGCAAGATCTTAACTCGCAGCTGTATTATATAGATCAGCTCCTTAAAGCAGATTCCTTATTAACTGATACAAATAAATATTTAATCGGAAAAGTTCATAAAGAGTATGATACTAAAGAAATCTTAATTGATAGAGCTAAAATTCGCCAACAGCTGATTTATGAGAGATACTATGATATCGTGTTCATAGGAATTATTCTAATTATGTTTTTAGTAATCATCTATTTTACGTATAAACATTTCAAAACTAAAAAACTAAACAAACTAAAATTTGAAGAGTTATTAAAAAAAATTGAGGAGAAGAATGTCCCAAAACCAAGATTGGAAAAATCAGACTTATTAGATGTCACACCGCAAGCAGTTGAAACAATCTTGAAACAACTGGATAAATTTGAAAGGGAAAAAAAATTTCTTGACAAAAATTTGACGCTTGCTAAACTTACAGTAGCATTTAATTCAAACAGCAAGTACTTATCTAAGGTAATTTACCATCACAAAGACAAAGGTTTTGTAGACTATATAAATGATCTGAAGATTGACTATCTGATAAATCTCCTTAAAGATTCTAGCACTTCTCAGAATTATACTATTAGCGCATTGGGCGAAGAAGCAGGCTTTACTACCACTCCCCGATTTACTAATGCATTTCAGTCCAGGACTGGCATATCGGTTAGTTATTTTATTAAACAGTTAAAAAAGGGAAAGATATAA
- a CDS encoding ATP-dependent helicase, producing MNSASFINNLIADGIDPEKIAAITTLEGPLLVIAGPGAGKTKTLVERIVYLIIKKTPAENIMVATFTEKAAKELITRVSNRLLELDLKINLNEMYIGTLHSIFLRIIEENREYTKLKRNYRLLDQFDQKYLVFRNLSRYLEVEDSTHIIGSHYVNRWEKASNLIYYISKVSEECLDIDVLCNADEDEIRAIGEYYKIYQEQLEEENVLDFSTIQIETLKLLENHPKILQALQDKIHYLMVDEYQDTNTIQEKILLLLSAKNNNFCVVGDDDQGLYRFRGATIRNILEFSNNFKKGLCKQVSLVTNYRSHPDIIEFYNKWMEELDWTEGIKKFRYDKNIKPRNGIFTKIPAVLKVSSDVSYEEYCEEVLSFIQEMISSGAITDYNQIAFLFRSVKNDKVIALAQFLEDNGINVFSPRSSLFFEREEVQLLFGALIFIFPNLFEDLKWKEDAHLEVWNKYQSWKEKFANEIRKDPKANEALLKWCQMRAKEHIVFSKNTNYGFAALIYQLLEFPMFGNFIDVELTDNKIQLRAAYNIAQVTKLLFKFEYLYNITVLSKKNIEKILQDLFNTYLRFIIEGGIEEYEDFDEFAPSGCVSFMTIHQSKGLEFPIVITGSLNLNPSKQYDEVDEILQQNYYHKPPFEPIEKTKYYDFWRLYYTAFSRPQNLLVLTAYEKSGAGRNPSKYLEKSFAKAISWKSDEFKPKELKLQPIKPVNIKKEYSFTSHILLYENCPLQYKFYKELEFTEVRTGGVLGGSLLHQTIEDIHKAVLRDEVKTLTDDNITNWFNENYYLLSKSQRTYLHEAQQKALLTQILRYRDNQSQRWHLIKEAEVDVSLVKEDYILKGTIDLIEGENGTVELIDFKSGNKPEINSNDPKTKQILAQYRRQLEIYAHLVEERTGYIVSKMHLYYPKEESSSPYVTFKSNKDNIQHTISVFDEVVNKIETKNYDMKHIVKSEKQCGECDMRYHCNPKQYNK from the coding sequence ATGAATTCAGCTTCTTTTATTAATAATCTTATCGCTGATGGTATCGACCCTGAAAAGATAGCTGCTATTACAACCCTTGAAGGTCCTTTATTGGTTATTGCTGGTCCAGGTGCAGGTAAGACTAAAACATTAGTAGAAAGAATAGTCTATTTAATTATTAAAAAGACTCCAGCCGAAAACATCATGGTTGCGACATTTACCGAAAAAGCAGCTAAAGAATTAATTACAAGAGTTTCAAACAGATTGTTGGAATTAGACTTAAAAATAAATCTGAATGAAATGTATATTGGAACATTACATTCAATTTTTTTAAGAATTATTGAGGAAAACAGAGAGTACACTAAACTCAAAAGAAACTATCGTTTATTAGATCAGTTCGACCAAAAGTATTTAGTATTTAGAAATTTATCAAGATATTTAGAAGTTGAAGATTCTACTCATATTATTGGAAGTCACTATGTGAACAGATGGGAAAAAGCAAGTAATTTAATTTACTATATTTCAAAAGTATCAGAGGAATGTCTTGATATTGATGTGCTTTGTAATGCCGATGAAGATGAAATAAGAGCTATAGGTGAATACTATAAAATCTACCAAGAACAGCTTGAAGAAGAAAATGTATTAGATTTTTCAACTATTCAAATAGAAACATTAAAACTATTAGAGAATCACCCAAAAATCCTACAAGCATTACAAGATAAAATTCATTATCTAATGGTTGATGAGTATCAAGATACAAATACTATTCAAGAAAAAATATTATTGTTATTATCTGCTAAGAACAATAATTTTTGTGTTGTTGGTGATGATGATCAAGGTTTATATAGATTCAGAGGTGCAACTATTAGAAATATATTAGAATTTTCAAATAATTTTAAAAAAGGACTTTGTAAACAAGTTTCATTAGTAACTAATTATCGTTCTCATCCAGATATTATAGAATTCTATAACAAATGGATGGAGGAATTAGACTGGACAGAAGGAATCAAAAAATTCAGATACGATAAAAACATTAAACCTAGAAACGGCATATTTACAAAAATACCAGCAGTACTAAAAGTTTCGAGTGATGTTTCATATGAAGAATATTGTGAAGAAGTTCTTTCATTCATTCAAGAAATGATAAGCTCTGGAGCAATAACAGATTACAATCAAATAGCTTTTCTGTTTAGATCTGTCAAAAATGATAAAGTAATAGCTTTAGCTCAATTCCTCGAAGATAATGGTATAAATGTATTTTCTCCTCGTTCATCTTTATTCTTTGAACGTGAAGAAGTACAATTGTTATTTGGGGCATTAATATTCATTTTTCCTAATCTATTTGAAGATTTAAAATGGAAAGAAGATGCACATTTGGAAGTATGGAATAAATACCAATCTTGGAAAGAAAAATTTGCTAACGAAATACGAAAAGACCCTAAAGCAAATGAAGCACTTTTAAAATGGTGCCAAATGAGAGCCAAAGAACACATTGTGTTCTCTAAAAATACAAACTATGGTTTTGCTGCTTTAATATACCAGCTATTAGAATTTCCAATGTTTGGTAATTTCATTGATGTTGAACTTACAGATAATAAAATTCAGCTACGTGCTGCCTATAACATAGCGCAGGTTACTAAACTTTTATTCAAATTCGAATATCTATACAACATAACTGTTTTATCTAAAAAGAATATTGAAAAAATACTTCAAGATTTATTCAACACATATCTAAGATTTATAATTGAGGGTGGTATTGAAGAATATGAAGATTTTGATGAGTTTGCTCCCTCAGGATGTGTTTCTTTTATGACTATTCACCAATCAAAAGGACTTGAATTTCCAATTGTAATTACAGGTTCTTTAAACCTTAATCCATCAAAACAATACGATGAAGTAGATGAAATTCTACAACAAAACTATTATCATAAACCACCATTTGAACCAATTGAAAAAACTAAGTATTATGACTTCTGGCGTTTATACTATACGGCTTTTTCAAGACCTCAAAATTTGTTGGTGTTAACAGCATATGAAAAAAGTGGTGCAGGTAGAAATCCATCAAAATATTTAGAGAAATCATTTGCAAAAGCTATTTCCTGGAAAAGTGATGAATTCAAACCTAAAGAATTAAAATTACAACCAATCAAACCAGTAAACATTAAAAAAGAATATTCCTTTACATCACATATTCTTTTATATGAAAACTGTCCATTGCAATACAAATTTTATAAGGAGTTAGAATTTACAGAGGTAAGAACCGGTGGTGTTTTAGGGGGTAGTTTATTACACCAAACCATTGAAGATATTCATAAAGCAGTTTTACGTGATGAAGTGAAAACATTAACTGATGATAATATTACAAACTGGTTCAATGAAAATTATTATTTACTTTCAAAAAGCCAAAGAACTTATTTACACGAAGCTCAACAAAAAGCTTTATTAACCCAAATTCTTCGCTACCGTGACAATCAAAGCCAAAGATGGCATCTTATAAAAGAAGCTGAAGTAGATGTTTCATTAGTCAAAGAAGATTACATTCTTAAAGGAACTATTGACCTTATTGAAGGAGAAAATGGAACAGTTGAACTAATTGATTTTAAATCTGGAAATAAACCAGAAATAAACTCAAACGATCCAAAAACAAAACAAATTTTAGCACAATATAGGAGACAATTAGAAATCTATGCTCATTTAGTGGAAGAAAGAACGGGGTATATTGTAAGTAAAATGCACTTGTACTACCCAAAAGAAGAAAGTAGTAGTCCTTATGTAACATTCAAATCAAACAAAGACAACATACAACATACTATTTCTGTTTTTGATGAAGTAGTAAATAAGATTGAAACTAAAAATTACGATATGAAACATATCGTTAAATCAGAAAAACAATGTGGGGAATGTGATATGCGCTACCATTGCAACCCAAAACAATATAATAAATAA
- a CDS encoding histone H1 has protein sequence MKDLVAKINAEIETFKTESDSLIEKGVKAAGARARKSTLEIEKLLKEFRKVSIEESKK, from the coding sequence ATGAAAGATCTAGTTGCAAAAATCAACGCAGAAATCGAAACATTTAAAACCGAATCAGATTCACTAATTGAAAAAGGTGTTAAAGCCGCTGGAGCAAGAGCTCGTAAATCAACTTTGGAAATTGAGAAACTTTTGAAAGAGTTTAGAAAAGTCTCTATCGAGGAATCTAAAAAATAA
- a CDS encoding site-specific DNA-methyltransferase: MQQQPDLGLKIEQKITSVEDFNFEPIKGYPMLNWKGKRPFSTTQFYPAQLKETHGEEVNGWLNKIFWGDNLQVMSHLLKKYRGLVKLIYIDPPYDSRADYKKKIELRGVGAAGNFNAFEEKQYTDIWTNDEYLQFIYERIILIKELLSSDGSIYIQCDPTRGHYIKIILDEIFGQSNFVNQIVWKRTFSHGDSGQGAKHLGRLHDMIFFYKKTEATKINTVYTPYSEKYVNDFYKYIDEKTGKKYRLVSLLGPGGASKGNPYYEFLGVTKYWVHSKIKMEQLYQDGIIIQTKPGAVPQKKRFIDESPGVPLQDIWVDINAVQGGALENYKYPTQKPEKLLERIILSSSNPGDIVFDCFMGSGTTQAVAMKLGRKFIGADINLGAIQTTTKRLLKIAREINNKLQDEPKYTGFSVFNVNHYDVFRNPIEAKDLLMNALEIQTLPNNGIYDGEKDGRMVKIMPINRIATRADLNELITNFDYKKFEKAIENSPNKPVEHLLLVCMGHEPDLAAELQNALPYKLDIEVVDILRDKANLEFKRDAEAEIVIEGGKILIREFYPMNLMQKMSLLKENVEDWKELVDSIMIDFNYDGAVFEPQTVDVPENNEFVKGVYSIPNNAGTIRVKITDVLSETFETTLNNG, from the coding sequence ATGCAACAACAGCCAGACTTAGGACTTAAAATAGAACAAAAAATTACGTCAGTTGAAGATTTCAATTTTGAACCAATTAAAGGATACCCGATGCTTAATTGGAAAGGAAAAAGACCTTTTTCAACTACTCAATTCTATCCAGCTCAATTAAAAGAGACACATGGTGAAGAAGTAAATGGTTGGTTAAATAAAATATTCTGGGGAGATAATCTTCAAGTAATGAGTCATTTACTAAAGAAATATAGGGGTTTAGTTAAACTTATTTATATTGACCCTCCATATGATTCTAGAGCAGATTATAAAAAGAAAATTGAATTAAGAGGTGTTGGGGCTGCTGGAAATTTTAATGCTTTTGAAGAAAAACAATATACTGATATTTGGACTAATGATGAATATTTACAGTTTATATATGAACGAATTATTCTAATCAAAGAGTTATTGAGTAGTGATGGTTCCATATATATTCAATGTGATCCTACAAGAGGTCATTATATTAAAATAATCTTAGATGAGATATTTGGTCAATCAAATTTTGTTAATCAAATTGTATGGAAAAGAACTTTTTCACACGGTGATTCAGGGCAAGGAGCAAAACATTTAGGTCGTTTACATGATATGATATTTTTTTATAAGAAAACTGAGGCAACCAAAATTAATACTGTTTATACACCATATTCTGAAAAATATGTTAATGATTTTTATAAATATATTGATGAAAAAACAGGAAAAAAATATCGTTTAGTTTCATTATTAGGCCCAGGTGGTGCTTCTAAAGGAAATCCATATTATGAATTCTTAGGTGTTACAAAATATTGGGTACATTCTAAAATCAAGATGGAACAATTATATCAAGATGGTATAATTATACAAACAAAGCCTGGAGCAGTACCGCAGAAAAAAAGATTTATTGATGAATCACCAGGTGTTCCACTACAAGATATTTGGGTAGATATAAATGCAGTACAAGGAGGAGCATTAGAAAATTATAAATATCCGACGCAAAAACCTGAAAAATTACTAGAAAGAATTATTTTAAGTTCTTCTAATCCTGGTGATATTGTGTTTGATTGTTTTATGGGTTCTGGAACTACTCAAGCAGTTGCAATGAAATTAGGAAGAAAATTTATAGGTGCAGATATAAATCTTGGAGCAATACAAACTACTACGAAAAGATTACTTAAAATAGCTAGAGAAATAAATAATAAACTTCAAGATGAACCTAAATATACTGGTTTTTCTGTTTTTAATGTCAATCATTATGATGTTTTCAGAAACCCTATTGAAGCAAAAGATTTATTAATGAATGCATTAGAAATACAAACACTTCCAAATAATGGTATTTATGATGGCGAAAAAGATGGTAGAATGGTAAAAATAATGCCTATAAATCGCATAGCAACAAGGGCAGATTTAAATGAACTTATAACAAATTTTGATTATAAAAAGTTTGAAAAAGCAATTGAGAATAGTCCAAATAAACCAGTCGAACATTTATTATTAGTTTGTATGGGACATGAACCAGATTTAGCCGCTGAATTACAAAATGCACTTCCATATAAATTAGACATAGAAGTAGTTGATATTCTTCGCGATAAAGCAAATTTAGAATTCAAAAGAGATGCGGAAGCTGAAATAGTAATTGAAGGAGGTAAAATTTTAATTAGAGAATTTTATCCAATGAATTTGATGCAAAAAATGTCATTATTAAAAGAAAATGTAGAAGATTGGAAGGAATTAGTAGATAGTATTATGATTGATTTCAATTATGATGGAGCAGTATTCGAGCCACAAACTGTTGATGTTCCTGAGAATAATGAATTTGTAAAAGGGGTTTATTCTATTCCTAATAATGCAGGAACAATTAGAGTAAAAATAACAGATGTATTAAGTGAAACTTTTGAAACTACGCTAAACAATGGCTAA